The following proteins come from a genomic window of Prionailurus viverrinus isolate Anna chromosome D1, UM_Priviv_1.0, whole genome shotgun sequence:
- the LOC125176806 gene encoding solute carrier family 22 member 20 has product MAFTDLLDRLGGVGRFQLVYTGLLLLPCSLLACHNFLQNFTAAVPRHHCQGPSNHTAAATNDSGAWLRAVVPLDRLGDPEPCRRFKEPQWALLSPNTSVRGAATEGCRDGWVYDRSVFPSTIVMEWDLVCEARPLRDLAQSIYMAGVLVGAIVFGGLADRLGRKGPLVWSYLQLAVSGAATAYFGSFGAYCVFRFLMGMTFSGIILNSLSLVVEWMPTRGRTVAGVLLGYSFTLGQLILAGVAYVIRPWRWLQFAVSVPFLIFFLYSWWLPESSRWLLLHGKSQLAVENLRKVAVMNGRMEEGERLTKEVVSSYIQSEIASVCPSNSVLDLFRTPAIRKITCCLMVVWFSNSLAYYGLAIDLQKFGLSVYLVQVLFGVIDIPAMLVATTTMIYVGRRATVASFLLLAGLMVIANMFVPEDMQALRMAQAALGKGCLASSFICVYLFTGELYPTEIRQMGMGFASVSARFGGLTAPLVTTLGEFSTILPPLGFGATPILAGLAVCFLAETRNAPLVETIEAMERRVRQGLRKEDAEEKTEEISLRQLGASPLKETI; this is encoded by the exons ATGGCCTTCACAGACCTGCTGGACCGCCTAGGCGGAGTGGGTCGCTTCCAGCTCGTCTACACgggcctgctgctgctgccctgcAGCCTGCTGGCCTGTCACAACTTCCTGCAGAACTTCACGGCTGCCGTGCCTCGCCACCATTGCCAAGGCCCCTCCAACCACACCGCGGCCGCCACCAACGACTCGGGGGCCTGGCTCAGGGCCGTCGTACCCCTGGACCGCCTGGGGGACCCCGAGCCATGCCGGCGCTTCAAGGAGCCTCAGTGGGCCCTCCTGAGCCCCAACACGTCTGTCCGCGGGGCGGCCACGGAGGGCTGCAGGGACGGCTGGGTCTATGACCGCAGCGTTTTCCCGTCCACTATCGTGATGGAG tGGGATCTGGTGTGTGAGGCCCGCCCCCTCCGCGACCTCGCTCAGTCCATCTACATGGCCGGCGTGCTGGTGGGCGCCATCGTGTTTGGTGGCCTTGCGGACAG GCTGGGCCGCAAGGGCCCCCTGGTCTGGTCCTACCTGCAGCTGGCAGTTTCGGGGGCCGCCACGGCATACTTCGGTTCCTTCGGTGCCTACTGTGTCTTCCGGTTCCTGATGGGCATGACCTTCTCCGGAATCATCCTCAACTCCCTCTCCCTGG TCGTGGAGTGGATGCCCACCCGGGGCCGGACCGTGGCGGGGGTCTTGCTGGGGTACTCCTTTACCTTGGGTCAGCTCATCCTGGCCGGAGTGGCATACGTGATCCGCCCCTGGCGGTGGCTACAGTTTgctgtctctgttcctttcctcatcttcttcctctaTTCTTG GTGGCTGCCAGAGTCATCCCGATGGCTCCTGCTCCATGGCAAGTCCCAGCTAGCTGTGGAGAACCTTCGGAAGGTGGCTGTTATGAATGGGAGaatggaggaaggggaaaggcTGACCAAAGAG GTGGTGAGCTCCTACATCCAGAGTGAGATAGCAAGTGTCTGCCCCTCCAACTCAGTCTTGGACCTCTTCCGAACCCCGGCCATCCGAAAGATCACGTGCTGTCTCATGGTGGTCTG GTTCTCCAACTCCCTGGCTTACTACGGGCTGGCCATAGACCTGCAGAAGTTTGGACTCAGCGTTTACCTGGTCCAGGTCCTGTTTGGGGTCATAGACATCCCGGCCATGCTGGTAGCCACCACCACCATGATTTACGTGGGCCGCCGGGCCACAgtggcttccttcctcctcctggcgGGGCTCATGGTGATCGCGAACATGTTTGTGCCAGAAG ACATGCAGGCCTTGCGCATGGCCCAGGCGGCACTCGGCAAAGGCTGCCTGGCCAGTTCCTTCATCTGTGTGTACCTGTTCACGGGCGAGCTGTACCCCACAGAGATCAG GCAGATGGGGATGGGCTTTGCTTCGGTCAGTGCCCGCTTTGGGGGTCTGACTGCACCCCTGGTCACCACGCTTGGGGAGTTCAGCACCATCCTGCCGCCCTTGGGCTTCGGGGCCACCCCGATCCTGGCCGGCCTGGCTGTCTGCTTCCTGGCTGAGACCCGCAACGCGCCCCTGGTGGAGACCATCGAGGCCATGGAGAGGAG AGTCCGACAAGGTCTTCGCAAGGAGGATGCAGAAGAGAAGACGGAAGAAATTTCTCTCCGGCAGCTGGGAGCTTCTCCCCTCAAAGAAACCATCTAA